The nucleotide sequence TTCCACCAGATGATGCGCTATTTCCGCGCGACCGCGCTCTCGGGGCCCCTCATGGAATTCCTAGGCTCCCTGGTAATGTCGGCCGTGGTCTACCAGGGAGGCAAGGAAATCATCGCGGGACATCTGACCCCTGGGGCCTTCTTCACCTTCCTCGGATCCTTCTTCGCGGCCTACGCCCCCATCAAGAACCTGGCCCAGCTCAACGCCACCTTGCAGATGGCCTTGGCCTCCTGCGACAGGATATTCGCCATCCTGGACGAAAAGCCCACGGTCGAGGAAAGCCCCAATCCGCTCTCGCTCGACAAGATCGAGTCTGGCATTGAGTTTGAGAACGTCTCCTTCCGCTATCCGGGAAGGGAAAACTGGGCCTTGAGAAACGTCAGCCTCAAGATCGCCGCGGGCTCGGTCCTGGCCGTGGCGGGCCCGAGCGGCTCCGGAAAGACCACTATGGTGCACCTTCTCCTCAGGCTTTTCGATCCCCAAGAGGGCCGTATCCTCATCAACGGCAAGGACATCCGAGGCTACTCCATCTCCAGCCTGCGCCGGCGCATTGGCCTGGTGACCCAGGAGACCGTGCTCTTCAACGACACGGTCGCCGGGAACGTGGCCGTAGGCAAGCCCGAGGCCGCCCTCGGGGACATTCAGCGGGCCCTCGAGGTGGCCGACGCCAAGGAATTCATCGCCCAGATGCCCCAGGGCTTGGATACGCCCCTGGGAGACCGCGCTTTGCGCCTTTCGGGGGGGCAGAGGCAGCGCCTGGCCATCGCGCGCGCCGTGCTCAAGGATCCGAGCCTCCTCATCTTGGACGAGGCCACCTCGAACCTGGACGCCTCTAGCGAAAGAAGCGTCCAGGAGGCCCTGGAGAAGCTATTCCCCGGGCGGACCGTGCTCATCATTGCCCACCGCCTCTCCACGCTCCATAAAGCCGAACGCATCGCGGTCATCCACCACGGAGAGGTCAAGGAGTCCGGGACCCACTCGGAGCTCTTGGAGCTCGGCGGCCTTTACGCCACGCTCTACAAATTCCAGCAGATCGCCTGATGAAGGCCGTCGTCTTCGACATGGACGGGGTCATGGTGGACAGCGAGCGGGAATGGCGCCGACAGGAGGGGCCTTTCTTGAAGAGGCTCATCCCGGCCTGGCGCTCCGAGGACTTGGCCAAGATCACCGGCTTCGGGGTTGAAGACCTCCACCGCTGGCTGGTCAAGGAATACGGCCTCATGGAAAGCCCGGGGCGCTTCGCCGAGCTCTGCCGAGCCGTCGCCGAGGACATTTACCGCAATAGAACCAGGCTGGAGACTGGGTTGCCCGGCTTCTTCATCAGGCTCGAGGAGGCCGGAATTCCCATGGGGCTAGCCTCGTCATCACCTCGCGCCTGGATCGATCTCGTTCTCGAGCGCTTCAAGCTCGCGCGCTATTTCCGGGCCGTGACGAGCGCCGACGACGTGGAGGGCGAGGGCAAGCCCTCCCCGCGCATCCACCTCAAAGCGGCCGGCCTTTTGGGCGTCGACCCTCGGGACTGCGTGGCCATCGAGGACTCCTTCGTAGGGGTCCGCGCCGCCAAAAAGGCGGGGATGTTCTGCGTGGGGTTTCGTAACGGCTACAACCAGGACCAGGATCTATCCGCGGCCGACGCCGAAATCTCAAGCTTTTCAGGGCTCAAGCCCGGCGAGCTGGCGCGAAAGCTCCGCCTGGCCCGCGACGAAGGCCCGCCAAGCTAAGAGCAGGCGCTCGCGCTCGCGCGCCGACAGGCGCGGCTTGAAAACCCTTTCCGGCCGAGGCCGGCCCTCCCTCCAAGGGCGGCCGGCCGCGCGCGCGGCCAACTCGGCGGCCCCCAAGGCCGTGGCCTCGCTTTGGCCCAATCGCTCCACGGGCAGGCCCAAGAGGTCGGCTTGGGCCTGCATGAGGTGCGAAATCCGGGAGAGCCCGCCGGAGGTCCGCAGGGGCCCCAGTCTGAATCCTCCCCTTCTTACGACCGAGGCGATGTCGCAAACGAGGAAGGCCACCGACTCCACCGCGGCCCGGACCAAATCCGGGCCGCGCGTGCGCGATGTGAGCCCCGCGAAGGCGCTTTGAGTCTTGTAATCCCAGCGCGGCGCCCCGAGGCCTCCGATGGCGGGAAGGGCCCAAACCCTCTCCTTGGACTCCCGGCAAAGCCTGTCCGCGGAGCTTACGTCCCTGAGAAGCCCAAGCCCCGCCAGCCAATCGAGGCAGGCCCCGGCCGCGTGCACCGTGCCTTCCTGGAAAAAATAAGGAGCCTCACCCGCAGCACCCGCGCCGACCGAGGTCAAAAGCCCGGGCAGGCGCCGGAAACTCGCACCCGTGTTGTAAAGTAAAAAAGCCCCGGTCCCGTAGTTGGCGAGAAACGACCCGGGAGCCCGCGCCCCCAAGCCCAAGGCCGCGGCCTGCTGGTCTCCCGCGCAGGCGAGGATGGCCAGGCGCCGCCCCCGGCGCGTCATGAACCCCCAGCTGCCGGCCGATGGGCGGATTTCCGGCATGACCGCCCGCGGGATCTTGAAGATATCCAGCATGAAGCCGTCCCAATCCATGCTTGAGAGATTCATGAGCAAGGTGCGCTGGGCCAAGGTGGGGTCGGCCGCGAAAACCTCGCCCCCGGTCCAGCGCCAGATAAGATAGCTTCCCACGGGCCCCGCCATGAGGCGGCCGGCATCAAGGGCCTTGCGCGCGGCCGGGGTATGGTCCAGGAGCCAGCGTATCTTGGGGGCGGAGTAGTAAGGGGTGAGGTAAAGCCCGGTCCGTTCATGAACCTCTTCTTGATGCCGGCCCAAGCTCTCCACAAGCGGCGCGGCCCTGCCGTCCTGCCAGCTCGGGGCCCGCGCCAAGGCCTTTCCCGTCTCCCGGTCCCAGAGAATGATGGTCGAGCGTTGACAGGCCAAGCCCAAGCCTATAATCTCTCGAGAGGAGGGGATTTGGGCCAGGACCGCGTCCAAGGCTTTCTCTTGGCTTGCCGCGATGCCCCCGGCCTCGTGCTCGGCCCAGCCCGGGCGGGGATAGCGGATCTTGAGGGGAACCTGGGCCTGGGCCGCGACCCCGCCGCGCTCGTCAACCGCCAAGGCACGGGAACTGGAGGAGCCCTGGTCCAAAGCGATGACAAGGGGGCTCTTCTGGCGGCTCAAAGGGGCTGAACCTTGATTTCCCAGGCCTCGGTCTTCTCGCCCAGCTCTTCGAGCTGTGCCTTGAGGTTCAAGTCGAGCTCGGGGTCGGACATCAGCTGCTCCACCTTGGGGGCCGAGGGCGCCAAGATCCGCTCGTAGAGCCCTGCCTTCTTGATGAGCTCGAGGACCTTCTTCTTGTCCGAAAAACTCCACCTCGCATTCGATGTGGAGGACAGCTGGTATCGCTGGCCGAAGGCTCGAACATAGCCCTTCTCTTCGAGAAGGGCTATGATCTTCTCTTGCAGTCGAGCTCTCTCTTCTTCCAATTCCGCGCTTTTTTGGGAGAGCTCTCCATACCGATCGATAAGACTTCCAAGACTCTCCTCCGAGGCCGGCCGTCCCCGGGGCAAAGCCGGCTCCGTTCCGGGAAACTGGTGTTTGAAAATCGGGCAAAGCGGCTTATAGTCGCACCAATAGCACTTCTTTTCCTCCGGCTTGGGCGTGAATGCGCCTTCCGATATGGCTTCTGCGGCGGAGACGATGCGCTCCCTCAGGGCGGCCACCAAGCCCTCCTGGTGTCGCTCCACCGACTGCTCCTTGAGGGTGGGCAGATGGTAGAAGACCAGGCGCGCCACGGGCAGGCCCAGGAGCGCCTCGCAGGCCATCTGGTACATGGTGAGCTGGGCGTCCGCCTGAACCCTGTCCTTGGCTAGGGCCTTGCCCGTCTTGTAGTCTAGGATGGAGAGGCTACCGTCGGCCAGTTTATCTATGCGGTCCACCTTGCCGGTGACAGGAACGCCCGACACCTCCAGGTTGAACTGGTACTCCACGAAAAAGGGAAGCTTAAAGTCCCGGACGTGCTTGTTGTAGAACTGGGTGAGTATCTGCTTGCCGTCATCGAAATACTCGGACTCCTGGACCTGATCCCGGTAGCCGGCCGAGAGCCAATGCTCCTTGTAATAGGCGAGCAGCTCCTCCAGGCTCGGGGGAGGAAGGGTCTTTACCCCGTAGAAGAACTCCAGGGCCTGGTGCACGCTCGAGCCGAAGGAAAAGAAGTGCCGGGGCTTCTCCGGGATGTTGTCTATGTACTTGAACTTGTATTTCTGCGGACATTCGCCGTACATCGTGAGGGAGGAATGGGACAGCGGCCGCGGCAATTTAATCTTGGGCATGTGGCGTTACCGGGCGGTATTTTACCATAACGCCGTCGAGCAGTTTCGTCGCGACAAACAGCTCCGGGCCCTCGAGGAGGGCAAAATGCTACGCTAACAACATGGCTGCGAACGGTCTGATGGCGGATCGAACATGCTTTCGTATCGGCGAAGACCTCTATCGGATGGATCAATCGATCCAGGTGCGGGGTCGCGACGCGGGCTACGATGCGACAGGCCCTTATTGGGTAGTAGGCTATATACGGGTCTTAGCCGGCAGGGTGAGCTTCCTCGTGGACAATCAGCTTGTCGAAGCGCCCGGCCGTTCATTCGTGATGGTCCTCCCCCCGCGCTCCGTCGTCTCCGCTGTGCTCCGGGGAGCCAAGACCCTCAACTCGGCGGCCTTTTCGCGGGCTCAAACTCCGGACGCGATGCCTAAGGCGCCGGTGGCGTTCCCGCTGACGACATTTGGCCCGGTGCGCTCCAGGACTGACGTGAGCAGAATCTTGAGGCATATGAAAGAGCCGGTGAACATTAGCCGCTGCAGCAAGCCTCACCCTTTGTCCAAGGAGCTGAAGGATCGTCTGGAATCGACATTTCACGAGCCCCGATCGCTTTCGGGACTGTCAGAGGAGCTTGGGACCTCCGCCGCAATGCTTTCCCGCCTGTTCCGACGTGACTGGGGGAAACCGCCCGTTCAATTCCGGAATTGGCTCCGTATCACTGAGTCCTTCCGCCATCTAGCCGAACAAAAGGCAATCACTGAAACCGCGTTCGAGGCAGGATTCAACGACCTGTCGAGATTCCACAAACAGTTCAGAAGGACGATCGGCTTCACTCCACGGACAATCCAAACAAAGTCAAAAAACGCCAAGACAGCCTGACTCGCAAGTCATAGAGTCGGTTCATGGATACCCTAAAAATTGTTCTCACCGTTTGGAGCGTTGTCGGACTTCTCGGCACGTTGGCGACCTGGATCCGCCTAGACCGAGAATCGCGCAACGATGCTGGTGCTCGCCGCTCCTTTGCGGCGAGCCTCTCTTACGCTATTTTCACGGGTCTTTCAGCCCAGAACGTGTTCCCGAGCCCCCACGTCCCAGCTTGGTGGGCTTGGTCGATCGCGCCGTTGGGAATTCTGATCATGACCTTAGGACAAGGTTTATGCTGGTGGGCCAAGAAGAGCCTCGGGGGGGGATTCTCGGTGTGTCTAGCTCCTAGGAATAGAGTCTTGATTTCGGGTGGTCCCTATAGAATCTGTCGCCATCCGATGGCGCTTGGATTCTTGATGAATTGGCTCGGAACCACCATGGTTCTCTGCAGCCCGACGATGCTCCTTGCCTTCGGAGTCGTTTCGATCGTGCTCATGCAGCGAATCGCTCTTGAAGAGGCAGCCCTCAGGCTGGCCTTCGGCGATGAATACCTACGCTACAGAGAGAGGGTGCCACTGATCGCGCCCTGCAGGGACGCAGAGTGCGAGGCGGAACTTGATCGAGCGATGCGAATTCTGGAGCGAGCCAGGTAGCCGACTGGCGATCTCAGCGCAGGCCATCGAGATCGACTGCTAGCCTGCAGCGATGGATCGGCTGCTAGGCGGCCTTCAGGTCCCCATTGTCGCGGAAGCTAAAGCAGCCCGAGCCCGAGACGACGAGGTGGTCGAGGAGGGGAATGCCCATCAGCTCCCCGCAGCGCGCCAGGCGCCTGGTGGCGTCCTTGTCCTCTAAGGAGGGGGAACAGTCCCCGGAGGGATGGTTGTGGACCACGATCAAGGCCGCGGCCGCATGGGCCACGGCCGGGGCGAAGATTTCACGGGGATGGACGAGGCTCGCGGACAACGTCCCAACGGAGACGATCTCGCTGTGGAGGAGCTGGTGCCTGGCGTTGAGATAGAACGCGAGGAAGTGCTCCTTTCTCGCGGATTTGACGAAGCTCGGCACCTGAGCCAGGACCCCGGCAGGGGTGTCGAGAACCGGGCGCGTGTCCTGGGGGCTGCCCCGAGCCTGCCTGCGCCCGAGCTCGAGGCCCGCGACCAGGCTCGCGGCCCGGCTCGGGCCCACCCCCTTGAACCTCTTAAGGCTCTGGTAGCCGGCCTGGGCCAGGCCTTGCGGGTAGGCTTTGAGCAGGGACTGGGCGAGCTCGAGCACTCCGTGGCCGCCGTAGCCCGTGCGCAGGACGAGGGCCAAAAGCTCGGGCTCCGCCAAGGCCTCGGGGTTCAAGCGCTCAAGCCTCTCCCGAGGCCGCTCCACCGGGTGCAGGTCCTTGAGGGACATCATGGCTCACTCGATAGAGAGGGCCACCTTCTTGAGGGTCTCCAAAGGCGGGCTCCCGATCAGGAAAAACCGGGCCTTGGGAAGGGACCATGAGAGCATGACACCCTCCGGGGTCGAGACCCACAAGGCCCAGCCCCGGCCGAGCTTGGTCCTCTGCGCGGGCCGGGCTCCGAATTGCCAACGCACCCGGGCCGGTCCCTGGAACAAAGAGAGGGCGCGGGTCCCGTCGGAGTAGCGCCAATGAACGACTTTTTTGCGCCCCTGAGGCAGAACCGCGAAGCCCTCGAAGCCGTAGCCCGGAGGAAGCCAGCGGGGAGTTCGGGCATCCAGGCCGCTTTGCTCTCGAGCGGCCTGGAGCGCGTCCGCGCTCGGGGCAGGCGCCCTTGGCGCGGGCTCGGCCAGGGCCAAGGCCGGGCTCAAGGCCATGCAAATCGCTAAAACTCCCGCGAGCGTTCTCATTTGACCAAGGCGCGGGCGTACTCCCCGTGCGCCTTCAAAAGGGCGTCCACGGGAACCTCGACCGGGGCCTCGAGGTAATAGAATCCAGCTCCCAGGACCGCGGCGGCGCAGGCCAAGGCCGCCGCTCCGCCGCGAACCGCAAGGCTCCGGCGCCAAAGGGCGAAAAGTCCGCGCTCCGGCCGCGTCCGCTCCGAGCGCGCCGCGGCCAACAACTCCCGGTGCAAATCCTCGGGCATCTCCGGCGTCGGCAAGAAGCTCAAGGCCTTCTTGGTGAATGCCTCCAAGCCGGGGTCGTGCTCACTTTCCATGCATGTCCTCCCTTTTTACGGCCGCAACCTCTCCGATCTCTTCCATGATCCGCCTTTTGAAGGCCTTGCGCGCCCGGCAGAGGCGGGAGCGCACCGTACCGGCCGGGCAATCCAGCACCTCCGAAATCTGGTCGTAGCTCAAGCCCTGAATGTCGCTCAAGGTGAGCACGGCTTTTTGCTCAAGGGACAAAGACTCCATGGCCGCCAGGACCTGCTCCCTCAATTCCTGGCGCTCCAGGCTCTCCAAGACGTCGCCCTCGGCCGCGTCGCACAAAGTCTCGGAAAGGCGCAGGCCCTCCTCGGCGCCGTAGCCGGAAAGGGGAGCGTCCATGGAGACCGAATGGCGCGAGTCGAACCTCTTGATCTTGTCGTAGTAGACATGGCGCAGTATGGTGAGGAACCAATTCTCGAGGGGCTGGCCGTCGCGGTAGCTCCCCCAGCCGCGCAGGACTTTGAAGAACGACTCCTGGAGGAGCTCTCTGGCCTCGTCGTCGTTGCCGCAGAGATGGTAGGCGAACTGGTAGCCCCGGGGCGAGTACTGCTCGATCAGGCGCTCAAGCATGGCGTTTCCTACCTACTATACGACGGACCCCCCGAAAAAGTTCCATCCCCGTCGAGAGCCGACGACCCGATTGTAACAAATAATTAACGGCCCCGTAATCGCCTTGTAACACTTTTTGCCGATAATGGGGCTATGACATCCCCGACCAAGCCGCTCTGGGAAGACCTGGCCCTCCCCAAGACCGAGCCCCAACTCCAGGCCCAGGCTATGCCCCAGTCCATGCCGGCTTCCTACCTCACCCACGAGCTCCGGGCCCCAGTGACCGCGATCCGCCTGGGCCTCGAGATACTCCTAGAGCAGGTGGCGGAGCGCCTCCAGGGGGAGGAAAAGCAGATTTTATCCTTGGCGATTCGAAACACGGCCCGCCTCGAGAGCCTGGTCAACGACATCCTCGACTACTCCAAGATCGCCGCCGGAAAGATGGCGCTCGAGAAACGGCCCTGCGACGCCCGCGCCCTTCTTTCCGAGACGGCGGCCAGCCTGCAGTCCATGGCCACCGCGCGGGGAGTCAAGCTTTTAAAGGAGGAGGGGGGGGAGCCCCTTCCCCGCGTTTCGGCGGAACCTCGGCGGGTGGTCCAGATACTGACCAATCTCATCTCCAACGGGATCAAGTTCACCTCGCCGCGCGGCCGGGTCGCCGTCTCGGCCAAGAAGGGGGAATTCGAGCACGAAGGCACCGTGGTTTTCCGGGTCAAGGACGCGGGACCCGGCATTCCGGCCCAGAATCTGAAGAGCATTTTCGAGGCCTTCACCCAGGTCCCGGGGACTCCAAGCGCCGCCGGGGGAACGGGCCTCGGCCTGGCGCTCTCCAAGCGCATGGTAGAGCTGCACGGCGGCCAGATTTGGGCCGAGAGCTGGCCCGGGGCGGGGGGGGCGAGCTTCTACTTCACCATCCCCATCGTCCCCGAGGACATGGGGCGCAAGATCACGCCTTACCCCGAACCCGTCCAATACTCGGGCCTCTTGGTGCGCGTCTCCCGGCGGATCAGCGCGTTCCTGGCGCTGTTCGTGTAGAAGAAGGGCCCTTAGAGCCCGTTAAAACAGTTCGGCGCTGGGATGGGAGATGCGGTTCATGGCGCGGATCATCCCGGCCCAGCGCCGGCGGGCCTCCTGCAGCTCGGCCCTGCAATACCCGAGATTGGCCTCCCATTGGCGGCGCATGTCCTCGGACCACTGGTGCTTTTGCCGCCGGTAGTCGAGCTTGGCCTGGTGATAGCGAGCCATCGCGAGCTCCAGACGCTCCCGTCCCGAACGCAGGCGGGGCTGTATCCTGCCCCACATCTTCCCCGATGCGCCCACGGCGGCCAGGCGCGCCTCCACGTGACGCACCTGCACCTCGAGCCGGGCCTTCAAAATCAGGGACTCGGGGGTGCGCTTTAGGCGTCGCACCTGGCCCAGTACGCGCATGGCATGGAGCCACCACTTGGTAAGGTCGAACTGGTACCAGCGGATGCCGTTGCGGTAGTCGGCCTGGAACTTGTGGTGGAAGTTGTGGTAGCCCTCCCCGAAGGTGAGGGGGCCCAGCCACCAATTGTCCCGGGCAGAGTTGGTGACGGCATAGGGCCTGCTCCCGCAGAGATGGGCCAGGGAGTTGATGAAGAAGGTCATATGGTGCACCACCACCACGCGCAAAAAGCCTCCCCAGAGGAGCCCGCCCACGGGCCGGCCCTGCACCAGACCGATATAGGTGGGCAAGGCAAAGGTCGCGGCCACCACGAGGAAAAGATACCAGCGGTCCTGCCAGAGCACGAGGGGATCCTTGAGCAGATCGGGCACGTTGCGGTACTTGTCGTGCAACCGGCGGGTGTCCTTGTAGAAGATCCAGCCCATATGGGCGTAGAAGCCGCCCCTCAAGATGTTGTACGGATCCTCTTTTTTGTCCACGAAGCGATGGTGGATGCGGTGATCCGAGGCCCAGTTGAGCACGGAATTCTCGGCCGCGGCCGCGCCAAAAACCAGGTAGAAGAGCTGCAAAAGCCTGCTGCACTCATAGGATTTGTGAGCGTAATACCTATGGTAGCCCCCGGTCACGGCCACGCCGGTCAGGAGGTACATGACGAAAAAATTGGCCAGCTCGAGCTTGGTGATACCGTGGTGGCAAACGTACCAAGACGTGCCCAAGAGCGCCACTAGGGGCGTCAACGTCAAGAACGCGATGTTCCCGTAGTTCAAAGGCTGTTTTGTTTTTAACATTTGATGACAGTATACTGTATAATGTGAATTCGGTGACAGTTACTTAATTTTTCGGAATTAAGTAACTGTCACCGAGTTCACACCGAACACCATGAACCAAGCCAAGAAGCTGTCATACGTTCTCTTTAGCCTCCTCATCCCGCTCACGGTCTATTTCCGCCTGGGCACGGCCTTGCTGGCGGGGCTTTTCTCCTACATGATCCTGGACCTCACCCACCGAAGGATCACGGTGCGCCTGCCCAAGCTCGTCAAACGCTGGATTTCCCTCTTCATATTCCTCGTGACCGCCACCGGGATCAGCTGGCTGTTCTGGTTTTTCTGGAAGCTCGCAATGACCCGGACTCCCGATATCATGGCCTCCCTTGTCCCGCGCGTGGGCGAGCTCTCGACGCGCTACGGCCTCGACCTGCCCTTCGAGAATCTGGACGAATTCCGGGCGGCAATCCTGACCGGGGTCAAGGAGAACGCCAGGGCGATCACACAAACCTCGAGCCTGCTCACCAAGGGTTTCTTCCAGGTCCTGGTGGGAACCATGGTCGCGATCCTGTACTTCATGAGCGGCGACTCTGGCCCCGACTACAAACCGAATCTCTTCGACGAACTCCGCCGCGAATTCAACGAGCGCATCCGCCTCTTCATGCTGAGCTTCGAGAAGCTTTTCGGGGCTCAGATCCTGATCTCCCTCATCAACACAAGCCTCACCGCGATCTTCCTCCTCGTCCTCAACATGCCCTACGCCCTATTCCTGGTGCTCTCGACCTTCATTTTCGGGGCGATCCCCATCATCGGGAACATCATCAGCAACGCCATCATCGTGGGAACGGCCCTCACGGTCTCGCCCAGGCACGCCGCCTTCGCCTTGGTTTTCCTAGTCTTGATCCACAAGGGCGAATACATCTTGAACAGCCGCATCATCGGCTCGAGCTTGAAGACTCCCATGTGGCAGACCTTGCTGGGAATTTTGGTGGGGGAGGCCGTGATGGGGCTGCCGGGGGTCATCCTGGCCCCCGCCCTTCTGCACTACCTGCGCGGCGAGATGCGCTCCATTCCCATTCCCGCGGAGGCCGCGGGGACAACCAACCTGCGGTAGACCTCGGCGCCGTTTTTGAGCTCGGGATCGTTGCTCGGCGCCTCCTTGAGCCTCTCCAGGAACTCCGGCTCCCAATCGCAGTTCTCCCGGCTGAGCTCCCGGGCCAGCTCCATGGCGCGGTGGGCGTACTTGAGGTTTTGCACCGCTTCTAGGCCCGCGATGTCCGAAAAAAACCAGCCGCAGCTCGTGTACATGAGAAGCGCCTGGCGCTGCATCTCGAGCAGTAGTCTCGCGCGGCGCTTGCGCTCATTCGAGAACGAAAATAGGCCTTTCAGGCGAGGCTTGAGGAAGTCCTCGAAGGAGGACTTCTCCAGCAGGACCTCGATGTAATCATTCCTGGCCTGCCAGGGATCTTGGAAAATGACCTCCGCCTCAGCCTGGTAGAGGCCGGCGAGGCGGTCCCCAAGCCAGTCAAGGGACTCGCGCAGGGGGGCGCGCCACTTCTGAGCCTGCCCGGGCTGGGCCCCGCAGCCGCAGTCCTCCATCCAACGCCCCAGGCCGTGGGAGCAGCTCCACGCCGTCCCCAGCCTCTGCGGCCCCTTCTTGATCTCCGCCTCCCAGCGCGGGTGGTGCGCGGCCAGGAAATACCCAAAATTGACCGCCGTCAAGCCGTGGGCCGACAGCTCCCTCTTGAACAGGTGAGCCAAGCCCATTTCCGCGAACTTTTCATGGTGACCGTAGGTCTCCCCGTCGGTGCATAGGGTCACGAGCTGGTCGGCGTGGGGATGGGGGTCGAAGACCTCCGCGACTTTCTTGGCGCAGTGCGCGGCGTCGGCCATGAGCTTCTCGAAGGCCACGCCCTGGGAGAGGGCCCCATGATAGAAAAATATGTCGATATGGCGGCCCCGATCGGCCGGGTCGAACCAGCGGTAGGGATGGCGGGCGTCGATCCCTCCCGATGAAACGTCCTCCCACGGCCCATCGGCGTGCCGCGCGCGCTGGGCCTGGAAGGGGGAAAGAATCGCATATTTCATCCCGCAGTCTATGAGCAGGCGCAGGACCTCGTCGTCGCAGGCGGTCTCGGGAAGCCACAGGGCCTCGGCCTTGCGCCCGAAATGATGCTCGAAATCCGCCAGGCCCCAAAGAACCTGGGTCAGACGGTCCTCTTCATTGCAAAGGGGAAGGATCGCGTGATTGTAGGCCTGGGCTATGGCGTTTCCGTGGCCCTCGAGCCTCTTGGCGCTTTCGCGGTCGGCCTCCAGGATTTTCTGGTAGGCTTCGGGGAAGGCCTTCTCCAGCCAGGAGAGCAAGGTCGGGCCGAAATTGAAGCTGAGGGATGAGTAATTATTGACTTCGTGAAGGACTTCCCGCCCGGAATCCGACATTCTCGCCCGTCCGTTGGGGATATAGCACTCCCGGGCGATGCGGGCGTTCCAGTCGTGGTCCTCGCCGGCCGAGGACTGGCGCTCGACCAGCCCGGTCCAGGGATTCTCGCGCGGCGGCTGGTAGAAATGGCCGTGAATGCAGACGAATTTCTTCGAATGAAGGGACATGGCGCTTTTATAGTTTAGCTCAAGCGCCCGGCCCGCGCAAGCGCCGGGCCTTTGGGCCCGGGCTATTTCTGCCCTTTGGGCCTATTCTCTAACCGGCGCGAATTTCAGAAAATATAC is from Elusimicrobiota bacterium and encodes:
- a CDS encoding HAMP domain-containing histidine kinase; its protein translation is MTSPTKPLWEDLALPKTEPQLQAQAMPQSMPASYLTHELRAPVTAIRLGLEILLEQVAERLQGEEKQILSLAIRNTARLESLVNDILDYSKIAAGKMALEKRPCDARALLSETAASLQSMATARGVKLLKEEGGEPLPRVSAEPRRVVQILTNLISNGIKFTSPRGRVAVSAKKGEFEHEGTVVFRVKDAGPGIPAQNLKSIFEAFTQVPGTPSAAGGTGLGLALSKRMVELHGGQIWAESWPGAGGASFYFTIPIVPEDMGRKITPYPEPVQYSGLLVRVSRRISAFLALFV
- a CDS encoding fatty acid desaturase: MLKTKQPLNYGNIAFLTLTPLVALLGTSWYVCHHGITKLELANFFVMYLLTGVAVTGGYHRYYAHKSYECSRLLQLFYLVFGAAAAENSVLNWASDHRIHHRFVDKKEDPYNILRGGFYAHMGWIFYKDTRRLHDKYRNVPDLLKDPLVLWQDRWYLFLVVAATFALPTYIGLVQGRPVGGLLWGGFLRVVVVHHMTFFINSLAHLCGSRPYAVTNSARDNWWLGPLTFGEGYHNFHHKFQADYRNGIRWYQFDLTKWWLHAMRVLGQVRRLKRTPESLILKARLEVQVRHVEARLAAVGASGKMWGRIQPRLRSGRERLELAMARYHQAKLDYRRQKHQWSEDMRRQWEANLGYCRAELQEARRRWAGMIRAMNRISHPSAELF
- a CDS encoding AI-2E family transporter, which codes for MNQAKKLSYVLFSLLIPLTVYFRLGTALLAGLFSYMILDLTHRRITVRLPKLVKRWISLFIFLVTATGISWLFWFFWKLAMTRTPDIMASLVPRVGELSTRYGLDLPFENLDEFRAAILTGVKENARAITQTSSLLTKGFFQVLVGTMVAILYFMSGDSGPDYKPNLFDELRREFNERIRLFMLSFEKLFGAQILISLINTSLTAIFLLVLNMPYALFLVLSTFIFGAIPIIGNIISNAIIVGTALTVSPRHAAFALVFLVLIHKGEYILNSRIIGSSLKTPMWQTLLGILVGEAVMGLPGVILAPALLHYLRGEMRSIPIPAEAAGTTNLR
- a CDS encoding DUF3536 domain-containing protein — encoded protein: MSLHSKKFVCIHGHFYQPPRENPWTGLVERQSSAGEDHDWNARIARECYIPNGRARMSDSGREVLHEVNNYSSLSFNFGPTLLSWLEKAFPEAYQKILEADRESAKRLEGHGNAIAQAYNHAILPLCNEEDRLTQVLWGLADFEHHFGRKAEALWLPETACDDEVLRLLIDCGMKYAILSPFQAQRARHADGPWEDVSSGGIDARHPYRWFDPADRGRHIDIFFYHGALSQGVAFEKLMADAAHCAKKVAEVFDPHPHADQLVTLCTDGETYGHHEKFAEMGLAHLFKRELSAHGLTAVNFGYFLAAHHPRWEAEIKKGPQRLGTAWSCSHGLGRWMEDCGCGAQPGQAQKWRAPLRESLDWLGDRLAGLYQAEAEVIFQDPWQARNDYIEVLLEKSSFEDFLKPRLKGLFSFSNERKRRARLLLEMQRQALLMYTSCGWFFSDIAGLEAVQNLKYAHRAMELARELSRENCDWEPEFLERLKEAPSNDPELKNGAEVYRRLVVPAASAGMGMERISPRR